The Pseudomonas berkeleyensis genome includes a region encoding these proteins:
- the aroK gene encoding shikimate kinase AroK, with translation MRNVILIGPMGAGKSTIGRLLAKELRLPFKDSDKEIEQRTGADIPWIFDVEGEQGFREREQAVIAELSAQDGLVLATGGGVVMREANRQALHAGGRVVYLHTSVEQQIDRTSRDRNRPLLRTANPAQVLRDLMAMRDPLYREVADVVIETDERPPRMVVQEILSRLEALSPR, from the coding sequence GTGCGGAATGTAATCCTCATTGGCCCGATGGGAGCTGGAAAGAGCACCATCGGGCGTTTGCTTGCAAAAGAACTGCGTTTGCCTTTCAAGGACTCCGACAAGGAGATCGAGCAGCGCACGGGTGCTGATATCCCCTGGATCTTCGATGTCGAGGGGGAGCAGGGCTTTCGTGAGCGAGAGCAGGCGGTGATCGCCGAGCTTTCTGCGCAGGACGGCCTGGTGTTGGCAACCGGTGGCGGTGTAGTGATGCGCGAAGCGAATCGTCAAGCGTTGCACGCTGGCGGGCGTGTTGTGTATCTGCATACGTCCGTTGAGCAGCAGATCGATCGGACTTCGCGTGACCGTAATAGGCCCTTGCTGCGCACTGCCAATCCGGCGCAGGTGCTGCGAGATCTGATGGCGATGCGTGATCCTCTGTATCGAGAGGTCGCCGATGTCGTGATCGAAACGGACGAGCGTCCGCCGCGGATGGTCGTTCAGGAAATTCTCTCGCGTCTGGAAGCCTTGTCGCCCCGTTAA
- a CDS encoding AAA family ATPase: protein MTSLHADEAFLAHYQFSHDPFAPRVPGFKFFPAQRKPVLGQLHHLARYSQLLLAVVGPHGSGKTLLRQALVASTNKQAVQSIVIAQGVSGSEALLRQVAQGLSIANADVRSILAQAGQLALTGQEVYLLIDDADQLDDSALKSVLALAAGNSEGRPHVFLFAEHELLDRLEALSGGEESYHAIELQPYSEDETREYLAQRLEGAGQDIEVLTEEQIEDIHQRSGGWPGSINTEARELLVEQMLAQRSVGRAGGFSFALPKKHVLALGVVLIGVAAAWLMQGRDSQPSTEVSTGSSLPLQSSAPAAEQEKAAGAQEPAQTPAIEFAGSSQPLPLPLVGESQAVIRQPLAEAAGEELDNFEPPASPAPSTVTAPTAPITAAPAPAPAPAPAPALKQPEPAAAKPPVSTPAPAPAPAKPVASSAAGGNWYAQQPASRFALQIVGSRSEANIQALVREGGSEYRYFKKVHQGQPLYVLTYGSFASRDAAQAAVKTLPAKLQAGKPWPRTLGSIQQEMSR, encoded by the coding sequence ATGACCAGTTTGCATGCTGACGAAGCTTTTCTGGCGCATTACCAGTTCAGTCACGACCCCTTTGCGCCGCGAGTGCCCGGTTTCAAGTTTTTCCCTGCGCAGCGTAAGCCGGTGCTGGGGCAACTGCATCACCTTGCGCGCTATAGCCAGTTGCTGCTGGCGGTGGTTGGCCCGCATGGTAGCGGCAAGACCTTGCTGCGCCAGGCTCTGGTCGCCAGCACCAACAAGCAGGCGGTGCAGAGTATCGTTATTGCTCAGGGCGTAAGTGGTAGCGAGGCATTGCTGCGTCAGGTGGCTCAGGGGCTTTCCATTGCGAATGCTGACGTGCGTTCGATTCTGGCGCAGGCCGGGCAGTTGGCGTTGACCGGGCAGGAAGTGTATCTGCTGATCGATGATGCCGATCAACTGGACGACTCGGCGCTGAAGAGCGTTCTGGCTCTGGCTGCTGGTAACTCCGAGGGGCGGCCTCATGTGTTTCTTTTCGCCGAGCATGAGCTGCTCGACCGTCTCGAGGCATTGAGTGGTGGCGAGGAGTCCTACCATGCCATCGAATTGCAGCCCTACAGTGAGGATGAGACTCGCGAGTACCTCGCGCAGCGCCTCGAGGGTGCGGGTCAGGACATCGAGGTGTTGACGGAGGAGCAGATCGAGGACATCCATCAGCGCTCTGGCGGTTGGCCGGGCTCCATCAATACCGAGGCGCGTGAGTTGTTGGTTGAGCAGATGCTGGCGCAGCGTTCCGTGGGGCGTGCGGGTGGCTTTTCGTTCGCGCTGCCGAAAAAGCATGTGCTCGCTCTGGGTGTGGTGTTGATTGGCGTTGCGGCGGCGTGGCTGATGCAGGGTCGTGATTCGCAGCCTTCGACTGAGGTGTCGACTGGCTCATCGCTGCCGTTGCAGTCCTCTGCACCTGCCGCTGAGCAGGAGAAGGCTGCCGGAGCGCAAGAGCCGGCTCAGACGCCAGCTATTGAATTTGCCGGTAGCAGCCAGCCTCTGCCGTTACCCTTGGTTGGTGAATCGCAGGCGGTCATTCGGCAGCCGCTTGCTGAGGCGGCGGGCGAGGAGCTGGATAATTTCGAGCCGCCGGCTTCGCCTGCGCCCTCGACCGTTACCGCGCCAACGGCTCCAATCACTGCTGCACCTGCACCTGCACCTGCACCTGCACCTGCACCTGCACTCAAGCAGCCTGAGCCTGCGGCAGCCAAACCGCCGGTTTCCACTCCGGCCCCTGCTCCAGCGCCTGCAAAGCCCGTAGCCTCAAGTGCGGCTGGTGGTAACTGGTATGCGCAGCAGCCAGCCTCGCGTTTTGCCTTGCAGATCGTCGGATCGCGCTCTGAGGCCAATATCCAAGCGCTGGTGCGCGAGGGCGGTAGCGAGTACCGCTACTTCAAGAAGGTTCACCAAGGACAGCCGTTGTATGTGCTGACCTACGGTAGCTTTGCTAGTCGCGATGCGGCTCAGGCTGCGGTGAAAACCCTGCCGGCCAAGCTGCAGGCGGGCAAGCCCTGGCCGCGTACGCTGGGCAGCATCCAGCAGGAGATGAGCCGCTAG
- a CDS encoding pilus assembly protein PilM, with protein MLGLFTKKANTLLGIDISSTSVKLLELSRSGSRYKVEAYAVEPLPPNAVVEKNIAELEGVGQALSRVLAKAKSGVKTAAVAVAGSAVITKTIEMEAGLSDDDLENQLKIEADQYIPYPLEEVAIDFEVQGPAPRNPERVEVLLAACRKENVEVREAALALAGLTAKVVDVEAYALERAYDLLEAQLGAGHDELTVAVVDIGATMTTLSVLHNGRTIYTREQLFGGKQLTEEIQRRYGLSVEEAGLAKKQGGLPDDYDSEVLQPFKEAVVQQVSRSLQFFFAAGQFNDVDYILLAGGTASIPDLDRLIQQKIGTQTLVANPFADMALSGKVNAGALASDAPALMIACGLAMRSFD; from the coding sequence GTGCTAGGGCTCTTCACTAAGAAAGCGAATACGCTGCTGGGGATCGATATCAGCTCGACTTCGGTCAAGCTCCTGGAATTGAGTCGCTCGGGAAGCCGCTACAAGGTAGAGGCTTACGCAGTCGAACCGCTTCCGCCGAATGCAGTGGTCGAGAAGAACATCGCCGAGCTCGAGGGGGTCGGGCAGGCGCTGTCACGGGTTCTGGCCAAGGCCAAATCTGGCGTCAAGACTGCGGCTGTGGCCGTGGCTGGGTCTGCGGTAATCACCAAGACCATCGAGATGGAAGCTGGCCTTTCCGATGATGATCTGGAAAACCAGCTGAAGATCGAAGCCGACCAGTACATCCCCTACCCGCTGGAAGAAGTTGCCATCGACTTCGAGGTGCAAGGCCCCGCACCGCGCAATCCTGAGCGTGTCGAAGTACTGCTGGCGGCCTGCCGTAAGGAAAACGTCGAGGTTCGCGAGGCTGCACTGGCGCTTGCGGGACTCACCGCCAAAGTTGTCGACGTCGAGGCCTATGCGCTGGAGCGTGCCTATGACCTGCTCGAGGCTCAACTGGGCGCTGGTCACGACGAGCTGACCGTTGCTGTGGTCGACATCGGCGCCACCATGACCACCCTGAGCGTGCTGCATAACGGCCGCACCATCTATACCCGCGAGCAGCTCTTCGGCGGTAAGCAATTGACCGAAGAGATTCAGCGTCGTTATGGCCTGTCCGTGGAAGAAGCCGGGCTTGCCAAGAAACAAGGTGGTCTTCCGGATGACTACGACAGTGAGGTTTTGCAACCGTTCAAAGAAGCTGTCGTTCAGCAGGTTTCTCGCTCGTTACAGTTCTTCTTCGCCGCTGGGCAATTCAATGATGTTGACTACATCTTGCTGGCTGGTGGTACCGCATCCATTCCTGATCTCGATCGGCTGATTCAGCAGAAGATTGGTACGCAGACACTTGTGGCCAACCCCTTCGCCGATATGGCGCTGAGCGGCAAGGTCAATGCCGGTGCGCTGGCCAGTGATGCGCCGGCACTGATGATTGCCTGTGGTCTGGCGATGAGGAGTTTCGACTGA
- the pilO gene encoding type 4a pilus biogenesis protein PilO: MSIRDSLESLRSVDLNDLDLNNVGSWPGAVKFIAGLLLLIVVLGLGYNFHLKDLQSILEQRQQEEQTLKEQFSTKAFQAANLEAYKEQMKEMEVSFGALLRQLPSDTEVPGLLEDITRTGLGSGLEFEEIKLLPEVVQQFYIELPIEIKVTGAYHDLATFVSGVASLPRIVTLHDFELTPVKSEGGSALSMHILAKTYRYNDKGVQ, translated from the coding sequence ATGAGCATTCGAGACTCTCTGGAAAGCCTGCGTAGTGTCGATCTGAATGATCTTGATCTCAATAATGTGGGATCTTGGCCGGGGGCAGTCAAATTCATTGCAGGTCTATTGCTACTGATAGTTGTTTTAGGGCTTGGCTATAATTTTCACTTGAAAGATTTGCAAAGTATTTTGGAGCAGCGCCAGCAGGAAGAGCAGACTCTTAAGGAGCAGTTTTCTACTAAAGCTTTTCAAGCCGCGAACCTGGAAGCCTACAAAGAGCAGATGAAGGAAATGGAAGTTTCCTTTGGTGCTCTTCTTCGTCAGTTGCCAAGCGATACGGAGGTTCCAGGGCTGCTGGAAGATATTACCCGTACTGGTTTGGGTAGTGGTTTGGAATTTGAGGAAATCAAGCTTCTTCCTGAGGTCGTGCAGCAATTTTATATAGAGTTGCCAATCGAGATAAAAGTTACTGGTGCATACCATGATTTAGCGACTTTTGTGAGTGGGGTCGCCAGTTTGCCTCGAATTGTGACTTTGCATGACTTTGAGTTGACTCCTGTCAAGTCCGAAGGTGGGAGTGCTCTTAGTATGCATATTCTGGCCAAGACTTATAGATATAATGACAAGGGTGTTCAGTAA
- the aroB gene encoding 3-dehydroquinate synthase — protein MQTLHVELGERSYPIYIGSGLLARPELLARHIAGRQVAIVTNETVAPLYLQPLKQALEGFNIAAVVLPDGEAFKNWETLQLIFDGLLSARHDRRTTVIALGGGVIGDMAGFAAACYQRGVDFIQVPTTLLSQVDSSVGGKTGINHPLGKNMVGAFYQPKAVLIDTASLSTLPARELSAGLAEVIKYGLICDEPFLGWLETNMAALLCLDQAALTYAIERSCVAKARVVGADERESGVRATLNLGHTFGHAIETEQGYGVWLHGEAVAAGAVMALEMSYRLGWLSAAERDRGARLLQDAGLPIVPPQDMTPEQFLEHMAVDKKVLDGQLRLVLLKRLGEAVVTADYPREILDATLRSDYVALAQSFNS, from the coding sequence ATGCAGACTCTTCACGTTGAACTCGGCGAGCGCAGTTATCCCATCTATATCGGTAGTGGGTTGCTGGCGCGCCCTGAGTTGCTGGCTCGGCACATTGCCGGTCGACAGGTGGCGATAGTGACCAATGAAACTGTCGCACCTCTCTATCTGCAGCCTCTGAAGCAGGCGCTGGAGGGCTTTAATATCGCCGCGGTGGTGTTGCCTGACGGTGAGGCCTTCAAAAACTGGGAAACGCTACAGCTGATCTTCGACGGCCTTCTATCCGCTCGTCACGATAGGCGCACCACTGTGATTGCGCTTGGCGGTGGTGTCATTGGCGACATGGCCGGTTTTGCGGCGGCTTGCTATCAGCGAGGTGTTGATTTCATTCAAGTGCCGACGACGCTGCTTTCGCAAGTCGATTCTTCCGTGGGCGGCAAGACCGGCATCAATCATCCGCTGGGCAAGAACATGGTCGGCGCTTTCTATCAGCCCAAGGCCGTTCTGATCGATACCGCAAGTCTGTCTACATTGCCGGCTCGGGAGTTGTCGGCCGGGTTGGCCGAGGTGATCAAGTACGGTTTGATCTGCGATGAGCCATTTCTCGGTTGGCTCGAAACCAACATGGCGGCATTGCTCTGCCTTGATCAGGCAGCGTTGACCTATGCAATCGAGCGTTCGTGTGTTGCCAAGGCGCGTGTGGTCGGAGCTGATGAGCGCGAGTCAGGTGTGCGTGCGACGCTCAATCTTGGCCATACCTTCGGCCATGCGATCGAGACCGAGCAGGGCTATGGTGTCTGGTTGCATGGAGAGGCTGTTGCCGCCGGAGCGGTGATGGCGTTGGAAATGTCCTATCGTCTTGGCTGGCTGTCGGCTGCCGAGCGTGATCGAGGTGCTCGCCTTCTGCAGGATGCCGGTTTGCCAATCGTCCCTCCGCAGGACATGACGCCCGAGCAATTCCTCGAGCACATGGCAGTAGACAAAAAAGTGCTGGACGGGCAATTGCGTCTGGTGCTGCTAAAACGCCTGGGTGAGGCCGTGGTAACCGCCGATTACCCGCGTGAAATTCTCGACGCCACGCTACGTAGTGATTACGTGGCCCTGGCTCAGTCGTTCAACTCTTGA
- the pilQ gene encoding type IV pilus secretin PilQ — protein MNSSLSRFSVALLISLSSPFLLAANLQSLDVASLPGDRVELKLAFDEPVVAPRGYTIEQPARIAIDLPGVSNKLGAKNRELGVGNARSVTLVEAKDRTRLIVNLMSLVPYATRVEGNNLYVLIGVAEAASSVASASTPMAKPLSAPRQPAGVSAGKSVSNIDFQRGEQGEGNVVITLSDSSVSPNIQEQGGKIRLDFAKTQLPESLRVRLDVKDFATPVQFVSASSVDGGASVVIEPVGLYDYLAYQTENKLTLSVKPLSQDDAERRKVERFSYTGEKLSLNFQDIDVRSVLQLIADFTDLNLVASDTVSGSITLRLQNVPWDQALDLVLKTKGLAQRKIGNVLLVAPADEIAARERQELESQKQIAELAPLRRELIQVNYAKASDMATLFQSVANIEEGGGDRGSITVDDRTNSIIAYQTQDRLDELRRIVAQLDIPVRQVMIEARIVEANVDYDKALGVRWGGTKVFGGGKWVGYGNDDSGDEGGNSGDDSNGNFPFVDLGVANRTSGIGIGFVTDNTILDLELSAMEKTGNGEIVSQPKVVTADKETAKILKGTEVPYQEASSSGATTVSFKEAALALEVTPQITPDNRIIIEVKVNKDEPDYNNAVLGVPPIKKNEVNAKVLVSDGETIVIGGVYSNTQSKTVDKVPFLGDLPYVGRVFRRDSVTDQKSELLIFLTPRILNTQAIAVNR, from the coding sequence ATGAATAGCTCCCTGTCGCGTTTCAGCGTTGCATTGTTGATTTCGCTATCGTCTCCTTTTTTATTGGCCGCAAATCTACAATCTCTAGATGTAGCAAGTTTGCCTGGGGATAGGGTTGAGCTCAAGCTTGCCTTTGATGAGCCAGTTGTGGCACCGCGCGGCTATACAATTGAGCAGCCTGCACGGATCGCCATCGACTTGCCAGGCGTATCCAATAAACTTGGTGCCAAGAATAGAGAGCTTGGAGTGGGTAATGCGCGAAGCGTTACCCTTGTGGAGGCTAAGGATAGAACCCGTCTAATTGTCAACTTGATGAGTCTTGTGCCGTATGCGACTCGAGTCGAGGGCAACAATCTTTATGTTCTGATCGGTGTTGCAGAGGCGGCAAGTTCTGTGGCCTCTGCTTCGACTCCAATGGCGAAACCTTTGTCTGCTCCTCGTCAGCCTGCAGGCGTGTCCGCTGGTAAATCGGTAAGTAATATCGATTTTCAACGGGGTGAGCAGGGGGAAGGGAATGTGGTTATTACCCTCTCCGACTCTTCTGTAAGCCCAAATATTCAAGAGCAGGGTGGAAAAATCCGCCTTGACTTTGCTAAAACGCAGCTGCCTGAGTCCTTGCGTGTAAGGCTGGATGTAAAAGATTTTGCTACTCCTGTGCAATTTGTTAGTGCTAGTAGCGTGGATGGGGGGGCTAGTGTGGTGATTGAGCCGGTTGGGCTCTATGACTATCTCGCCTACCAGACAGAGAATAAGCTGACTTTGAGTGTGAAGCCTCTAAGCCAGGATGATGCAGAGCGCCGAAAGGTCGAGCGTTTCTCGTATACAGGCGAGAAGTTATCGCTGAATTTTCAGGATATTGACGTTCGGTCGGTTTTGCAATTGATTGCAGATTTTACTGATTTGAATCTTGTGGCTAGTGATACGGTATCTGGGAGTATTACTCTGCGACTGCAGAATGTGCCATGGGATCAGGCTCTGGATCTTGTGTTGAAGACCAAGGGATTGGCTCAGCGAAAAATTGGTAATGTTTTACTCGTTGCTCCTGCGGATGAAATAGCTGCGCGTGAACGCCAGGAATTAGAGTCGCAAAAGCAGATTGCGGAGTTGGCGCCGTTGCGTAGAGAACTGATTCAGGTTAATTACGCCAAGGCGTCTGATATGGCTACACTCTTTCAGTCGGTTGCTAACATTGAAGAGGGCGGCGGTGATCGAGGGTCAATTACTGTTGATGATCGCACTAATAGCATTATTGCGTATCAAACTCAGGATCGGCTGGATGAGTTGAGGCGAATTGTTGCTCAGTTAGATATACCTGTACGTCAAGTCATGATTGAGGCTCGAATTGTCGAGGCTAACGTTGACTATGATAAGGCCTTGGGTGTGCGTTGGGGGGGGACGAAGGTATTTGGTGGTGGTAAGTGGGTCGGTTATGGGAACGATGATAGCGGTGATGAGGGGGGGAATTCAGGTGATGACTCGAATGGTAATTTCCCCTTCGTTGATCTTGGTGTGGCTAATCGAACCTCTGGCATAGGTATCGGTTTTGTTACTGATAATACCATTCTCGATCTTGAGCTTTCTGCAATGGAGAAGACTGGTAATGGTGAAATTGTCTCTCAGCCAAAGGTTGTAACAGCGGACAAAGAAACAGCCAAGATTCTCAAAGGTACTGAGGTTCCATATCAGGAGGCAAGTTCGAGTGGGGCAACCACGGTTTCATTTAAAGAGGCTGCCTTAGCTCTTGAAGTGACCCCGCAAATTACGCCTGATAACCGAATTATTATTGAGGTGAAGGTCAATAAGGACGAGCCTGATTACAATAATGCGGTTTTAGGTGTTCCGCCAATTAAGAAGAATGAGGTTAATGCTAAGGTTCTTGTTTCGGATGGTGAGACGATTGTTATTGGGGGGGTTTATTCCAATACCCAGTCGAAGACAGTTGATAAGGTTCCGTTCTTGGGCGATTTACCGTACGTCGGGAGAGTATTTCGTCGAGATTCGGTCACCGATCAAAAATCGGAGCTGCTTATCTTTCTGACGCCGCGTATCCTAAATACTCAAGCCATTGCCGTGAATCGATGA
- the pilP gene encoding type 4a pilus biogenesis lipoprotein PilP, with protein MMRSPLLFIFSLFVLSGCGSDNGFSDLQSYMDEVRARPKGSIEPLPKFQPYESFTYRAASLRSPFQPPVKVDMVSRQKGSQEVKPDEGRIKQFLEGFNIETFEMVGTLGNASGLSALVSGAGGVHRVRVGDYLGRNHGRITSIDGSKVDVMEIVPDGEGGWLERPRSLSLKERS; from the coding sequence ATGATGCGATCTCCTTTGCTCTTTATTTTTAGCCTTTTTGTTCTGTCAGGGTGTGGTTCAGATAATGGATTTTCGGATCTACAGTCTTACATGGACGAGGTGCGCGCGCGCCCCAAAGGCTCCATAGAGCCTTTGCCCAAATTTCAGCCGTATGAAAGTTTTACTTACCGCGCTGCGTCGTTGCGCAGTCCATTTCAGCCGCCAGTTAAGGTTGATATGGTAAGTCGACAGAAAGGTTCTCAGGAGGTTAAGCCTGATGAGGGTCGAATTAAGCAATTTTTAGAAGGTTTCAATATCGAGACTTTTGAAATGGTGGGGACTTTGGGGAACGCTTCAGGCCTTTCTGCTCTTGTCAGTGGAGCAGGAGGAGTTCATCGAGTGAGGGTTGGTGACTATCTTGGGCGGAATCATGGTCGTATTACATCTATTGATGGTTCGAAAGTGGATGTAATGGAAATTGTTCCTGATGGTGAGGGGGGGTGGCTTGAACGGCCGCGAAGCCTCTCCCTTAAGGAGCGCTCTTGA
- the pilN gene encoding type 4a pilus biogenesis protein PilN gives MARINLLPWREQLREQRKQRFLVSLVGVLVVAAGLVFLGDQMLSAAIDNQTARNDFVKKEIAVLDARIQEISELRTRRQQLLERMKIIQDLQGNRPIIGRVFDQLVRTLPDGVYFTSVKMADKNIAIVGAAESNNRVSNLMRNLDSSEWLTAPNLTEVKAVTAGALDQANVFQLNVQQTQPDHEKAEAGK, from the coding sequence ATGGCGCGGATCAACCTACTTCCTTGGCGCGAACAGCTGCGCGAACAGCGTAAACAGCGTTTTCTGGTCAGTCTCGTCGGTGTCCTCGTTGTTGCAGCAGGCCTCGTATTTCTCGGCGATCAGATGCTTAGCGCGGCGATTGATAATCAAACTGCACGCAATGACTTCGTTAAGAAGGAGATTGCTGTTCTTGATGCTCGAATTCAGGAGATTAGCGAGCTGCGCACACGTAGGCAGCAATTACTAGAGCGTATGAAAATCATCCAGGACTTGCAGGGTAACCGGCCGATCATCGGTCGGGTATTTGATCAGTTAGTGAGAACGCTGCCGGATGGTGTGTATTTCACCAGCGTCAAAATGGCTGATAAAAATATCGCCATTGTTGGTGCTGCAGAGTCGAATAATCGCGTCTCGAACCTTATGCGTAACTTGGATAGTTCGGAGTGGTTAACCGCTCCTAATTTGACTGAGGTGAAAGCTGTCACGGCAGGCGCCTTGGATCAGGCAAACGTGTTTCAACTGAACGTTCAACAGACTCAGCCTGATCACGAGAAAGCGGAGGCCGGGAAATGA